Sequence from the Drosophila innubila isolate TH190305 chromosome 3L unlocalized genomic scaffold, UK_Dinn_1.0 0_D_3L, whole genome shotgun sequence genome:
gatcttgctgcggttaattgagattgaaaattatattaacagaTAACGTTATtcaccataaaaactgtattatcctaactgtgggtgtggtggtttttcgcgatttgtgaggcggaaaggggcgtggcttaaatttgataaaaacttCATATGCGCTGGGTagatagaaatctgtgtgccaaaatTGGTTGCTCTaccttttatagtctctgaaatCCTTTtgtatatcgacttggctattaatgctgatcaagaatcccttctccctgttacaatatatatttaattattttttaagtaacgggtataaaaataccaCATTAtcaatacattaaaaaaatgattaaaatttttttctataaccGAGGATTTTTTCCTAAAACCTATTACAAAATATCGGTATTACCTTACCGGCTAAAACTCTTTCTTCCTGCCTTTTTCCCTTTCTATTTTCAGCACATCCCACACAAAACTCTTGCAAATCGATAAAGTGCACGGCGACGGTGGTAAAATATTGTACGGGTCCACAGTTCCTTAACGATCATTGCTGGTGCGAGATGCAGCATCGAGATGGTGAGTACAGAACCTCAGATGATAATgatattatgatatttatgAGTCGAAGCAGCAGCACACATGGCGcttaacaataacaagcaaatgcaaacaacGCCCAGAATTCTCACAAACAGGTAAACAAACGGATGGAAGATTGTGGAAATTGTTGGacaaacgaaaatgaaaacgaaaacgtTGCCGAGTGCCACTAACCCACTTGGGGGAGCTTTACTAGCCGAGCCTAAGTAAAGCTTCATTAACCCATTACAGCCAACAATTTGATTGGCTAATGAGTTGCAGGCACGCAATGAGCGCAGCTTTAAGATGATGCAAGCTAAGTGAAACACTAAATGTCTCATAATTGGGTGGAATACCTCTTTGTTCCCAtccctcgctctctctttctctccctctgtctgtctcttcaTTAGCACGTGGCCACTGCGGAAGTGGGTTAATGTTGTGGTCCACATGACTAAACCGCAGCTACGCCCCATTGCATTGATTTACCTACCGCTACAGTTATCACCCGCTACAATGGCAGCCTTCTGTAGAAATGAAGTAAACTTATAAATTCCAGAATAAAAGTGCATTTAACCACTATAAAAAggtgttttataaaaattaaatttttaaaatttttttatattttatcccTGAAATTgggattttcaaattttgaatgcgctgtaaattgtaaacttaaaaaacaacgaATATCTTATGTTTTTAAGTGACTTTACTTTAGTTAggcataaaatattctgtttttaaaattagatctaaaaatgtatttaaaaatgttcaataatttttcttatagtTTTAAAGAGCTCACTGttagtatatttaataaagtttaagaaaaaaattttagaatagGAGTTAGAGTACTGGCTAAAATATTCTCTGAGTTCAACTAAACATAGAACAAACATAACTTTTTTGACACTCTCTTATCTTTTCTTTAGCTTAATCCTTCACTCCTATTTACagattttctgtttttttgaTCAAGGGCAAAATTAGCCTTTCAGTTCAATGTGCCTTCATATCAAGGCCTCACTGTTGTTAAACTGACATTCCAAGTGTCCAAGCGTCAGTTAGCTATTCTCCttgatttgttttgttctctttctattttattatgtttatgtttttgtttgtattgttgtGCATTGGCGTCTGTTGGGTTCGGCACTTGGTATTTTCTACACTTGAATGATTTTCTTCAAGGCGTGCACACAATTTTCCGTTTCGCATTTTCCAAATGCACtcgaaatacaaattgttcTCTGAGTTCAACTAAATGCgcgcattaaatttaattttccgtagttgttagtttttgtttttagtattttatagACTTGTTTGGGGGCTGGTGTTTATGGCCACTTAACGGAGGTCGTCTATAATTGAGGATAGTTCCAACAAAGTCTTCATTTATACTTGTAATTATATAGCGACCTATACCATATATCAACAATCTAATAAATGTTGTCATCACCATCGTTTTCTAGGAATTGCAAAGCTTTATATCTAATCAACTTTATAGGATAGATATTTTTCAAGAGCTTATTTCCTTTTTCTTCTGATACTCGgctataaatgtattttattatattatttattatattatttttcatttttttcgtttATCAAATAAgttctttgtttatttaaatgtccTATAGGGTATTCTCTAATCAAGCACTGTGccgtttaaattttgtaatgcaGTTATACTGACTGATCTATAACCCCATGATGTTTTCCAAATGTCTCCTTATCAGGCATCTGAAACATTTGCGGTCTTATCTATAAATCTAGCTTGTATTTGCCCAACAAGACGATCGACTGTCTtctatataataagtataattcgaatataaaaataattatttgagattgacagtataaatattttgctaccggcttttgattttatttaatatgcaacGCCTAAGGCgatgacaaaaacaacatttatttggaCGTGCTTCTAATATAAATGACTTAAGCACCTGCCACAAAGCTAGAACTTGCTCtttgaatgaaaattgtttttgtttctttctacTTTGTGGGTGGTTATGGTCTTCTTGCCAATAATGTTGTAACGTATTTTTGCCATGGTTGTAACGCCATTTAATTCTGTAATTTTTGGGCAATTTTGAAGAGAATTGCCATAAGTTTACATgcacatatattattttcaatattgatTTAAGTTGCATCAGCTTTGTATGTTTGCCGACATTTGATGATTCACAAAAATTTGTGCAATTAAATTGAGGAAGCTTACGAGTTTCAAAAAtgcaatatattatttttattcaaatttcaaatgctatttttaatgcaactaagtttagtcaaaaaaaaatttttttttgttttaaaatttttgtgaagTTCTCTGTATATTTCGAATGCAATGCAATACACATAATATAAccacataattttattaagacCTTACCGCTCATAAAAGTCttataagttatttaaatatattttatgcaatattaatatatagtatgtgGAATTTAAAATGGTGCCACATGAAGCTgtcaatcattttaattttattctaatatacattttttatgaatagttttttttttataatctgTCGATTTGCATGAAtatattgttgctgtcatgTCCTCGCTCTGTGTCAGCTGTCTGAAAAGATTAATAACACAATTGCGATCAGTAAATTGATCTAACATTATTAAGTATAGCGCGACTCATGTCGattagcattaaatttaaaataattacataattggataaatatttgtgacacgcagcagcagcaacagaacaATGAGTTTTCGTCCAATTTTTGGATatggaaatttattaaaatcaacgcACATcgtttttataaacaaatgtgTAAACAATTTCCTTAGTTCGACAACATATTTAGtcattttgtattgttttcttaaattatttgttgattttggcGCTGCTCTCAATAAAcatattctattttattgGTTTCCGTTTCTACTTAAACTTATAGAAACTTATTTGAACTCAAACTATCTACTGTTCAAAATTTAAGTGCTCTCactttgtgttttatttcttaaaacgAAAAAAGTTTATAGAACATCATCATGTCAAGGCCCCGAAATAAATACCTACTTTGGTATTCGCAGTTTgcaatgaatattttatgattGACAGCGACAGCCGATCATATAGAATCATGTTTATTTCCAATTTGTCAGTCTGGAATCCCTGGATTTGCGTCAACTATAAAACTAAAGTCCAAAGAACTTGTTACCCAGATATTGGCTCGGAAAATTGCGCAATTTTATTGGATTTTTAAAGACCGAACCACAACTGAGACACtgtaaaagaatttattattgatCAATGATTTATTGTTTAAGAGAAACACcccttgtttatttttttctccaGAGTCTACTTTTGCTTAAAcatgttgtttattttacataaaaattttatcacgATTGGATAAAAGctcaaaagttattaaatgCAGATTCTATAaggaatacaatttttttctgcttGACTGAGAAGGAGAATTCCCTTTTGAGTTATCTTGATTAAATACGAAGTATAAGTATCGGCTGAAAAATTTCCACTTATTGGTTAATgaactcaaaatttaaaaaaaaaatttttactttttttctattatctatagaacataaatttcaataatgtgCTGCTTCAGTTTGTTTCGAGCAAATTTTCCTTTTATAAATCTTGACCATAAGCAATGgacttttattgaattttcgcATTTAGAAAACTGCAGCTGGCAATGAAACAAAGTCATAAGAGTATGGGaaattgtatatgtgtgttttgttAATCGATTTGTAGATAGCCATGTGTTTTATAGATCTGCATATACTTACTCATCTATACTATataattttgtctttttttcagaGGGACTTCCATATGTGCCGCATGTATGCTATGTGGGAGAAAAGGTCTATAAACCATCTGTGGGTTCCTGTTTCTTCTTCGAGGAGGTCAAGGAATGTTGCTGTGCGCCCATATTGGTCAAAGAATGTAAGCGCAAATGTTAGGAATCTCATAATGGACGAGTTTTAGTTGGTATACAGAAATCAATGCTAAATGATGATTCcattcaacacacacacactcgcacacacccATCTTCAGATTAACAATGCGTTGCTAATTTTATAATGtaaacaaatgtatatatacaagGCTACAAGATCATCATTTCATCAGTCCACACGCATCCCAAAATCGAATCATGATAATTAGATTTAGTTTATAATGCTAATTGAAATTACTCACAATTTTATTATCGTAGACAGCCCACCATCGAATTCGTATTGCTTTAAATCATAAACTTAAAGCATAATTAACAGCGATCTGGGTGTATATTATTCTTtcacaaaattcaattgaacaGCCTCTTGGCCAGGTCAATAAACATAACACTTTGGAAcgctcataaataaatatgattaaagCTGCTAAACAATTGAACTATTTGGAAGCACATGCTAAATTTTTACAGCTGCTCATTAATTTGGCATGAATTTTGGCCATGATATCAAATTGGTATATTAGCACGAACTTGAGTCTTAGATTTTATGGTAAACTATTGTTTATCCAATAAAttaccttaattttttttttaataaattgcaactatatattttacttagtgctttaatgtgctttctTTAGTCTTTATTGCGCTTTCCAAAAGGCCTACATGTGCTTTCTCACCAGTATAATTTCGAAAAGAGCTTTAAGTCgccattatttaaattcatcaGATCATGATTTTAGACTCTTGTCAAATATTTTCCAGACTAAgactacatatttttatagaaagcCAATGTCgtatatttctaattttttattaatttattcttgcTTTTTAGGGCGACACATTTCTGGCGCTTCATTGACGACACCAAAGATCTCCTGGAGCTGTTTACTGACATTGCTAGTATGTCTACTTCATTGGCGCATTAGAAGGCGttacatttattaaagttgaaaaagaGGGGGCGGGATCAGGGATAATTGACAAACGATCTAGTAAAACTTAGTCATAGTCACGTAGGTATCAAACAACGCATTATTTAGCCATTAGAAAGTGTACTTAGTTCAAAGTGTCCAATGCAAATCAAACTATTAATAAgtgtattaataaatgtatttatttaagcgttaataaatataatataaatttgtataactaTATTGAGTTGACGGAGTTGGATGATATAGTTTATCCAATCCTATGCATAATAGACTACATAGTTTATAGTTTacatattatgttatttttatatttttatatatttatatgtcaCTTAATTAACTAACAGCTCTGTCGACTGCTATTATAATCTGATGTGGCATGCACAtaatacaaaacaataataaacaatacaaaatgtaaacaaatttaaaaaactgaaGTTGCTTAAAAATGCCTATACgacaaaatggcaaatatCGTTGTTGcttaaattctaaatatagGTGTTGCATGCTTAAAAACTAAACGGTCCACTAAACCTCGAGTTCAGCAAGTCGGCCTTAAGTCTATATATGTTTGTAGTCTCCCACCTCTCTGTTGGCTTTATAAGCTGGTTCGGCTGTTAAGCGTGCGCTGTAATGCATTTACACAGGATAGCACATCCTCATAGTCCTTCGACCATTCACGCAAATTCCGTTCCAGTGTCTCTAACCGAGTCTGGCCCAGCCGCATGCCACCGTGCTTGATGGCCGCATAACAGGAGCAGGCCAGCAGCTTAAAGCATTGCCTTCGAACGGCATTGTGTGAATTGCTTTCCCAGTTGGGCGTACTAGCCACACACTGCCAGGCCATGCTAACATAGTCGACCAGTGCATCCCAGTGTGTGGAATCGTGCAGACGCTTCGCCTGCGTTTGCAGCACGCGCTTAAACTCGTTCAGATGTATGGCCGCCTTGGAGTAGGCAGCGGCATCCGTTTTCTTGCACAGCCTTGATGTGGGCAGCGACTTGAATATAAGCCGCTTGGCATAATGCAGCTCCTGCTCGAGCAAACTGCAAATGTGTTTTTGGTAATTATAAGGTGTAAGATAATGTTTTGTGGTAAATGCCTCACCTTATGTCTGGCGTGGGCAACTGAGCACGTATCTGGTCCTCGGCGCTTTGTGTCGCTGCCGCCGTCTCCTGCTTTATATTGCACATTATCAAATCAAtgagttgttgctgtgagAGACCCTGCAGCAACGCTGGCAGCGGCACATCGCTGTTTGTCTGAGCCACAGGACGATCgtccattttcaatttcttcaCTATCGGCGTACCTGGCCACAGCTGTTGCTTAGTGCTGGTTAATTTGATGGGTGAATAGATTTCCATAGGCGTCGGTTCGGGCGGTGTGCTGCCCATGGTTAGGCGTTTACGTGGGGAACTGCGCAATATCATGCCGCTGGTTAATTGTAGATTTTTCGTTGGCGTACGCTGGAAGGGACTGCGTATTGAGTTACCGCTACCGCTGCCGCCGACGCCGCCGTTGACTTTGTCTGGTGAGAAGGTCGTTGTTAAGCGACGACGTCCGCGTTGGCGGATAATTAGTTCATCTGGCGAGGGCAGTGGCGAGAAACTAAAGTCCTGTGCCTGCGCCACATTCAAGTCATTAACCTCACGTAATCCCAggccgccaccgccaccattAGGCGTGTTGGCTGTGGCTGCCGGCGTGGGCTCGTCGGGCGTTCGACGATTGGCATTTGTTGGTGTATTCGCCACACGGAGTGCCTCCAGGCGATCCGGTATTTCAGCTAGTGCCATGCGCGTCTGCAGTGTAGGCgtcgttgttgtcattgttgtagCCTGAGTAGCTGCAATAGACAATCGCAAAATTAACGCATACCGCGCTGCTATTCATGAATACCTCTTGTTGTGTGAAGgacttttgttgtatttactTTAGCTTGTACTTGACTCGATCGTTTACCTTGCTCGTTCCTcgactatttttattttgtttagttttgtttgccAAAATTGCGCCAATTCATTAGAGTTGTATTAAATCGTTCAGAATAAGTTCGATTGAACTACTCACCGTTCTCTTTGGTCAGTAGCTCAATTAAACTGATTATGAACGAATCGGTCAACGTCGGTTCCTCTTAAACAAAGTCCGGgcgcacaatttaaatatgagcGTAATTTTAGTTCATTAAGCAacaattttgcaataaattaataattacatgAACATTTATAACTGGAAATCagataatattaaagaaaacattttaataaaggtttgaagttcgtcaccACAAGGGGAGAGAAATTACAAATCTAGTtcttaaaacatatataaaaatcgggaaaatttttacaaaaattctgcatttaaaaaattatatcattaatattaagaaaaatttaaaaaacgttTAATATGCTTAGATGCAactgtttttgtaatttgattaaaatgatacATGTTGCCAGATCGCAAAACTTTGCACGGTGGCAGCGTTTGGACCAAAGCAGACCAGATGGTCTTTTTCTTCGCTGCCTTCAAATCGTTCACATCGCTCTCGTTAACACGCggattgaaattgttaaatcaaataaaacaatttcttaaaatacatataccatttaaattaatttaaacttaaaataatgttaGTACTGGAATTGGCcagtatttataaaaatcatgcTGGCATTTACGGCTTTGGCGATTGACTTTCAGCCAGTTTATTTGAACCACGTGGTTGTTGAAATCTTGAAAAttgtcttatttatttaataaatatgggCGCTACATTAGGTAAGTTCTTAAATCCGTTGATTTAACTGTGGTATCACAACTCAAATGAtgatattttcatataaaatcaGAGCAATTATGTTGAAATCTATCTAACATGCATCACCATCTGACAACGAGTTGTTTTAAagtagatttaaaataaaaaaaggatttattgtttaataatatacatGCATACTAATAGAACGTTTTCTATATGGCAGTTCTTCATTGGAGCCTTGAAAATGGAACAATGGAATTTGGAATTACACCCCATAAAAGGAGgtaaatatattctaaaaatGTATCTCATTAATATATAATGATGATAATCTCATACCCTACTCAGAGAAATTATGTTGAAATCTATTTAACATGCATCACCATCTGATTTCATAACTCTTTTACAATTAACATAAGTTTTAGACATaataaactaattatttattttgaaattgcagTGAATTCTGTATCTGATGTATTTATGCTATTGGGAGAATGAAAGGAAGTGCAGTTATTATCAAGCCAGTGGTAAGTCTTCCatccattttaaattaaatttatatatcttaaatGATGATAATCTCATACCAAACTCAGAGAAATTATGTTGAAATCTTTTTTACATGCATCACCATCTgatattattgtaaataaactTATATTCTGCCTCATTTTAAACGTAATAAActaatttgttgtattgtatattttcaGATAATTATGtaactcaaaaattaaaatttgaagtgGAATTACAGCAAAGTTGGAAGTAAGTTTTCTATTCCATTCAGAATCCcatgttgtaatttttatgatgATAATCTCATACCAAACTCAGAGAAATTATGTTGAAATCTATTTAACATGCATCACCATCTGATTCTGTCCACAAAAAACTATCTTTCTGgttaaaaaagtaagaaaCTAATtggctttttttgtttatttttaggcGCTTTCAtggtaattttgtaaattatttaataaaaatatacattttattaatacatgtataaaataaacttataaaCAACTTAAACAACTGTTTAACACTTGCAACGATTCGCATTCTGTCTCGAAACTGTTAACAATTCCACAGCATTATGAAGAGGAGCAGACAGGTGATTCCCCCTTTGCCTGGATGACTCCTACTGTGACTACCATTGAAATCTGGCCCAACATTGCCATAAGTCAGCTCCTTGTTGGCCGCCGTTCGAACTGCACCACCGTGTTCTGTGAAATCTCGTTTCTTTTTGAAGCTCTCATAGTACCAGTCCATGCCATCCTTGCGCTCCGCACGCTCCACTGGTGGCGGCAGCTCGGACAACGTGTCCGTGCGCTTCTGTGCTTGCCGTGCCGTCAGCTGCTGCTCGCTGGCAAAGCTCTCATTTTCAGCACTCGGCGTGGTGCGCTGATACTCCTCGGCCGTGGGCTGTGATAGCTGCTGGTGCGGTGTAAACACCTT
This genomic interval carries:
- the LOC117787590 gene encoding uncharacterized protein LOC117787590; this translates as MTTTTPTLQTRMALAEIPDRLEALRVANTPTNANRRTPDEPTPAATANTPNGGGGGLGLREVNDLNVAQAQDFSFSPLPSPDELIIRQRGRRRLTTTFSPDKVNGGVGGSGSGNSIRSPFQRTPTKNLQLTSGMILRSSPRKRLTMGSTPPEPTPMEIYSPIKLTSTKQQLWPGTPIVKKLKMDDRPVAQTNSDVPLPALLQGLSQQQLIDLIMCNIKQETAAATQSAEDQIRAQLPTPDISLLEQELHYAKRLIFKSLPTSRLCKKTDAAAYSKAAIHLNEFKRVLQTQAKRLHDSTHWDALVDYVSMAWQCVASTPNWESNSHNAVRRQCFKLLACSCYAAIKHGGMRLGQTRLETLERNLREWSKDYEDVLSCVNALQRTLNSRTSL
- the LOC117787597 gene encoding uncharacterized protein LOC117787597 isoform X1; the protein is MWNTRKYYNECNMTSDDFSSCQRLRIGHKLRSNYCALSSTFPHLCLLLLLGLSLCLAAPKSSCILCNKEDLIAAGPIISDSYEEKTFDHQVTRQEAIQALRKYNETHPTQNSCKSIKCTATVVKYCTGPQFLNDHCWCEMQHRDEGLPYVPHVCYVGEKVYKPSVGSCFFFEEVKECCCAPILVKEWRHISGASLTTPKISWSCLLTLLVCLLHWRIRRRYIY